Within Limanda limanda chromosome 17, fLimLim1.1, whole genome shotgun sequence, the genomic segment ACTAAGAACCTGTAGATTTGGTTTTGGTTGTTAAATAGGCCTCCCCAGTGTGCAGGATAAATCCACCCATACATTATCTGTACTGCTTATTCCTTGAGAGCGGATAGGGGGGGGCTAGAGCCAGTTCCAGCTGACATGCAGAATAAATCCAGGACGGAAAATTTGATGACCGGCATAActataaaatatgaattcacAGAATTTCTACACTGGACTGTGGCAGCTTGTGTCAGCTAATAGGAGACTTTTCTCTGCACCGTGACTCAAGGACACAGAGACTCTGTTGCATGTGGCCACAGGatatctctgctcctccaggggCCTTTGCAGTGCAGGCAGGGACTGGAGGGGCCGGGCCGATATCAGCTGGCTCCCGGTGGAGTGTTTAGTTTCACCCGACCCGATTGTTATGGATCAGAGCGGTGCAGAGCTGGATCTGCATGAATGGCAAAACCTCTTCCTCAACAATAGGATCAAGAATGCCTCAGACAGGTGACAGTCAgtcagaggtgtaaaaagtactgaaatattgtactcaagtaaaagtacctttactttgatgaaattttacttaagtacaagtaaaagtacccatctaaaaatctactcaaataaaagtaaaaagtagttcatttaaaatgtactttaagtaaaagttacttagttacttccaacaacttgatgggggtcGCTCCTACACAGTgcaaaaaaaggacaaggggtaaTAAATTCTATCCaacaacagttatttttaattaaaggagaatctttacaaatataagtgcaatgacattaaacatgtcaaacaataaacatttaacatgtcaacacaacatttaagaacttttgggaggacatgtcaagttcagttcatttcatagttttaaggcggaaagtgagaattgccttgcgccttgaactatgttttttttttactcagtaacggatgtaatttccaatgtagcgaagtacaatacttcagtcaaaatctacttaagtaaaagtaaaattacctatttcaaaaactactcaaaaacttacaaagtacacaaaaaactactcaattacagtaacttgagtaaatgtaattcattactttacacctctgcagTCAGTAGCGTGTGCTGTGCATCCAGATGTCAGCAGCACCACCTTGAACTGTCTCATGGCACTGATCATGTCCAAATAGATTTCTCAAATTGTATTTTCCTGATTAAACCGGTGAGAGCTTGCAGCAGCTCTAATCCATATAGCAGGTTATGCTGGGTCTTTCTCAATTTGCATGAAGAACACTGATCTATGCACGTGTTAAATGCAAATAGCGGCTGCTCCCTGACACGTAAACATGTGTTAACTGGTTCTATACCGGTCTGGGATAAATTCAAATTACAGCAAGGTTGTTATTTTTCTGACACTCTTGCGGTAAGAATGGTAGTATAGATACAGTATTTCCCATAACTGAGCTGTTTTTTCAAGCTACATTACAATATACCTTGTCTACTATATTTATCTATTGTCAGTGCatagtttcatttaaaatgtgcaaTAATTCTAATGTCTGTCTACACCTTGTCTATCTCTTTGTGTAATTTCATTCAGCTGCGTGGTTTGTCCTTATATCCACTTGTATCATATTTATCTATTCATTCTTTTACTTATTattacaaaattaaattaaatcttttaTACCTAATTAGCAAACCATAGCGTTCTATACATGCGTGACCTGGATTCAATGTAATTTCGTTATTTTGTGCACTTGCCTTGTGTATAGTTTTGAATGACAATAATTTGTGTGAATTTTGATCTTGGTACAtcatgttttcacacacattttccttTCAGGGAATAATGCTTAGATCTCCATTTTCCTCTGTTAAGGACGATATTTTttgacaaattaattaattgtgATATCAGAGCACATCTCTATTATAAGAACTAGACAGTCAAATGTAGAATTATGTAGGggcgctccactgagtgccagTGTAGTTGTATCACTTTCAGATCCCTATAAACTAGTGAGGCATGAGTTCTACTGCAAGAGAGATGTAGCTGTGCTTTGTTGCACTCTGGACTTCCTGGAACACATCATGTAATAAATTTTAACACCGCTTTGACAAATGCCTCAGTGTACTTCAGTCACTAGAAAAAGAACATATGaaaaactttatatttgtttttgcatttgtttttatttatacaaaatgATATACAaagttaacacacacaaaaaacattaaaaaaattacaaatataatGAAGGACGTCCTATTCTGAACAGTTTCCGTGGTATTTTGCAAGATGACAGCTGATACTGGGTGTCTGCCTGCTCGTGCTAGCATCTTTACCCTAGAAATGAGCCAGGAAATAAACAGTTGAATGTATAATTGTGTTAATATCACATATATGAGGACAGCAGTGGTTGTATCGAAAAGACATCAATGTCCAATGGAGGCAGCAGGCAATGCACAGCAGGAAACACATTACTGGCTACCAGGTTATAGGTGGTTGCCATAGCTGCAAAGTGATGACATGTTGACAAATGGATCTTCAGCTAATTCATCAGAAAATCGGAGCCAGggaagagtcaatgtttccgcCAAAAGCCTTAAAACGTTCAATGAGGGATGTGAATGTCGGCCGATGTGTGGGATCTGTAGCCCAACACTGCTCCATCAACACTTTCACCTGTtggaaagaaaagtaaatatgaGAGTATCAGGCTCCTTGTCACGCCACATGTCAACTTTATGCACAAGCATTTATTGTTACCTCGTGTGGACACTTCTTGGGACAAGGCAATCGCAGGTCTCTCTCCAACAGTTTTATGAGGTCCATCACAGTCATCTCTTCTGGTGGTACAGGCACCATTTTGGGAAActtctacaaaaaaaaaaccccagcAAGAAGTGACTTAATACAGGGTACGTcagatatgaaaatataaacctTTTCTGGTTTGTTTTAATAGGGCAGAGATGACGTACCTTTGGAGGGCTTTGATTGGTGTCACAGTCGGTAAAGATCTCATACAGTGTCACACCAAAGGACCAAATGTCGGACGAAAAGGAGAATTTACTCTCCTTCAGGCACTCGATGGCATACCTATACAGAGACAAAATACAGTGAAGTGGTCCGAGGCAAAGAACGAAACACTGAGCACACTGAAAACAACTGAGAAAATGCATTCTGTGACATGACAActcccagaagtgaagccaaaactttgtgatcgccccctggtggccggccaCAGTATAGATCATAAAACCCACagcctccatgttagtggggGGGACATTGACAAAACTAAAAGATCTAATTACGCTCTAAAAAAATGATTTCTCCTAAGAAGTTTGTCATTTTTGGTTAGTTCTTGTCACACTGatgttgaaataataatttttctGATAATTgagtttttaattagttatttgatgctataaaaacggaGTAATACGTAACAAATGAAAGGTGAGACTGACTTGAATACTGTGGTTCCACTTCACTAAGTCACTAAATGTAGCTAAGACTCTGGCTGCAAATGATTTCACCAGCACACGATTGCAACATCTGTTTCTGGGATATCTATgtagtgagaggaagtggagacgcctcacccatctttatttacagtctaagTTTAAATGCTGCATGAACTCACCAGTACACTGGACTGTCCCCATCCTCCCGGACACGATAGTATATTTCACCTTCGGGCATGTATTTTGTCAGACCAAAGTCTCCAATCTTTACCAAGCCGTCATGTTCCACCAAAACATTACGGGCAGCCAGGTCTCGATGGATGTATCGCACTTTGTGCAAGTACTCCATTCCCtttaaaacagagagaaaaattaCTAAGAAGGGTCAAATGTGGAtttaaaaccaataaaataaGTACCAAGGAATATAGTCCAATCAAAGTCAATCAAAAACATTCTAATTATACAATGTCTTGATtaactgacaaaaaaaagatgtaaacTTCAGGTTTGTGATTAACAGCATATTGAATGATTATTTCCTGGTTGGTATTTTCCTGGATTCTGAGTGTAACATAATTCTATTGCTATTAAATAACTCAAACAAGATGAAAGAAAGACCGTAAGCGCTACTCaatgaaattaaaacataatATGATGGATTATCTCTCTTGCAGCTGTCTGGTAGGTAGTGAATGGAAATTCTAGCTGTATAAAAAGAGATTAAGAAATaccctgcttcttcttcttctgaaagAGACACCAACAGGACACTTTGTGCAGTTTGCACACAACAACATTCAGAGGTCAAGAGGAGAAGATAAGCTCAAACTACTGAAGTATCTAAACTCACCTGACAGATCTGCTGAGCAAACATCAGGCATTGTGGCACACCCAGTTTGCGTGTGGAAATGTAGTCTCGCAGACACCCCTGAGGAAGGTACTCCATTATCAGCTGCACCACTTGTCCTCCTGTCAATAGACAAAGCAACAGTGCTTTTATCCTCCTGTTCCCATTACATGTCAAAGGCTAGGATGACCTGCTGcttatccaggttgtggaggAGCTGTAAGGCTCAACACACTGTGTGTTGAAAGTGCAAAATATTGACATATAATGGAAACAGCCTTTCACTTCGACAagattttcattatttacagaGCACCAGCAGGGAACAAAATCAATAGCCTAAATGATCGAAGTGAAAGGGCTACTGAACAAGCACTCGTTTGCACATGCAGACACTGCACGATGATGTATATTTCAGTAAACGGATCTGGAGCAGACAGCCGAGGACTCACCCAGTTCAGTACAACAGCCCTTGTACTTCACAATGTTGCTGTGATCGAGAGACTTCAGAATCTCTATCTCCTTTATCCAGCCGTCAGTCACATGCCCATTCTCTTGTTTCAAGGACTTCACCGCCACACACTCCCCAGTCCCGTCATTGGCTGGGTCGTACCGGTACAGAATGACTTTTCCAAAGTTACCCTGGAGACAGAACAATGAGCCGTGGATTACTTTCAACATCCAGGATAAAAGAGAACCACTCATGATGGAGTACGAGGACTCACCTTCCCCAAAAACTGAATCTCTTTAAGGTAGCGTTTATGGAAAATGCTGGGGTCCATGTCAGGGAGAGTTTCACGGGTAGATATATCCAGATCTGTGTCCAGGAAAAAACCCCCACATGTTCATTACATATACTGAGACTGATTGAAAGACTAAAATCAAAAGTGTGAGTAAAACCCTACTTTTCGGCATGATTTCCGTGAGCTCTCTGAGCACACCGCGGAATGAAGGCCTCTCCACAGGCTCGTAGGTCAAACACATGCTGATGAAGGTGGCAAGTTCCTGGGAGGACGGTTCAGCGAAGCGGCCCTTCTGCTGATAGAAGCGCTCTTTCTGTTGAGGGCAAAAAGTTCTGATGTTACAATTAAGGTGTCAGAGGAATAAAATGGGTGGTTCACGATAAAAAAGGGgttaaaggttcaatgtgtaggatttagtggcatctgGTGGTGACGGTGCAGATTAAAACCAACTAGTTCCCCttccctcaccctccccttccctgccaagtaaaaataaaacacaaaagacCCCCTCAAGGGCCAGTGTTTGGTTTTGTCCATTCAGGGGCTACTAAAGAAACATGGCCGGCAACATGCCAGATATAAAGCTCTCGTTCTAAggtaatgaaacaaaacaattcttagtttaaagggactcttacctttgttgcatttttacactttttttggataaggttaaattggtattaataaggtaatgacactctaaaatgcaagacagacccaccaggagtaaaaacaaacaattatttcactctcataatatttagtgaaaacttcaaccaataaaattcttcggaccgaaggaccttattggccgacagacctgtctgtttgctgcatggaaacagacaggaagcccgtctgcttcttgtggcgcattcgggcccgacatcatatgtgaatgtaaatgtatataacttaccgaatccattgctttggtaaacaaaaactcacgtgcatgcgcggaggcagtaggttgtaagtctgcttgtaaataaagtttcttcaaaaaaacaccgcggatgggaacgagggggtgggggcattggaggaaggcgggatgaatgtgctgtaattctcaaatgcaacaaaggtaagagtccctttaaggcgATTATTTACTTATAATAGCACAATTATATAAAATTTCTGCCGACATATCCGACTGAtttctacacactggaccttctATGCTACAATATGGGTTTACATTAGCCAATGCATATCCACTCATGGGAAGATCGCCGTTGTTGCAGATTTCGAGCAGAGTGACACCAAAGCTCCACTGGTCCGCAGCAAAGCCAATGGGGGCAGGACTGTCGATACACTCGGGGGCAATCCACGGGATGCGCTCAACACGCTCTGCAAAACAGAGTGGCAATATTAAAAACAGAGGTAACCTGTAGAGTATTGTGTAACGGTGATTTCAAACTCCAGAAAGCGCAGAATTTAGATAGAGAAAACTGAATTTAGTTTTACAAAAGCAGCAATTGTTGTTCTAATTTTATTCTAATGACCTCAATCAATTAAAAACACCAAAAACGTTACACCAGAAATGTTGCTTAAGAATCTACACTTTTGGTTTTCTGTGTAGTGGTAACACCAACACAAGATAACAGGAAACAGGTCACATGAAATGCTCCGGTTGAAAGTTCCTGTTTCCTGAATCTGATTGGAACAAGGAAGAGCAGTAGAGACATAAACTTTTCTTTGAAGTGAAGTTAAATTGGGTAAAGTAAGTTGCTGGTACCGACCATTCCGTGAGAGGACACTCAGAGCGATTCCGGGGTCACTCAGCTTGATGAAAGGTGTAGTACCCGGCTCCAGCCCTTTCCGTGCCACCAGGATGTTCTTGGCACAGACGTTTCCATGAACCAGCCCTTTGGTCTCCTGCAATAGTGAAAGTGGCGCTGGTGTGATACAACGGTCATGAAAATATGTTTAGAACAAACACTTTTAGTCTTTGGGAAGAATTTACTGCTGTGAGGgaaatttctttttgtttgtcagcacATTTGAGAGGCTTGTCTTCCCTTTAATGATGATGTTCCAGTGAGTTGTACTGaattaaaatctgtgttttagtGTTTGAACTCACAAGATAGCTGAGAGCACTTGCAAGTTGTTTGGCAACAATTAATTTCCACTGCGGGGTCACTGCTGCCTTTTCTTTGCGAAGGAAAACATCCAAAGGCCCAAACTCCACAAATTCTTCCACCATGATGTCTGCAAAGACAGGAACACACGTCTGAGAGGTCAAGTGTCAGCTCAGAGACACTAGCACAAACAACACGCTGAATGTGGGTTTGCATTTGATTCATGGCTCGCTTGGCGCTGGAATTACAAATATGACTACAACCGTCTAAAAGCAGAAGTGAGTTGACTGAGGTGTCATGTCGCTTACTTTCAGATCCTTTGACAGACACGCCATGCACGAACACCAGGTGACTGTGGGATACCTGGCTCATGAGACTGGCGGTTTCGAAAAATGCCtaagaaagaaaagggagagaatTATGAAAGAGCGAGCATCAAAGACATGAGCATACCTGCACCAAGGAGGCCATGTTACCTGTCTGTTAGTTAGGATTATGCCTGTGGTGTATTTTAGCTagataactcttttgaacatggtcataaaccacgatgacatgttaccatcttcagtgttgattctcaaactctCACACTCGTTAAAAACTATCCCAGAGTGTATGGAATGTATGcgttaactctctcccccagagaatactttcgacctgtacaatgaagacgccttacactacaagatgctaaacatgcccttatttaggctgaagaccctgttgtgtgatgtaatgttatctaTAGGTTTGGGGTCCACCTCCCatctataaaacttcttgctctgcagggagacttcagaTTTCACCATTTTggcctgtgtgatttctccaagTTCCGGAGCTTGTCTTGACCTGTACTGCTgttgtttaataaacatcattttacttgtaagtactgggtccgcggtccttttgcttcatcatcaacttctacaacaacaagGCGACCTCTCGGCTGACAAGAATACACGTCATGCCAAAAATGTATCCAATCTACTGAGTGCATTTCTAGTTAATATTTGGATTTGATAAACTATATCCGTTAGACGTCTGAGAGGCTGGTGGCTTACTAGTGCAACATCTTTATGGCTTTGGTCTACAATCTTGAGAACCACTTTGATCCCTTTGCGGTCGTTGCCGTTGTTATTGAACTCGTCGTCATCGTCACCTCGTCCCAGCCCGAGAAGACGGCCTGAGTAGATGTTAGTTCTGGTCCCGCAGCCCAGGTGCTGTTCCTGTAGACACACGCAACACACATCTTGTCAGTAACTAAGCTTGTCAGGTGGAACAGACGATCACAGCGAGGTGACAAGTGTCCGTCATCACCTGAACAATCTGTCTGTCCTTGATCGGGTTGAAGCGAAGCTGGGTCTTGATCCGGGACAAGGCCTCAGTGTTCACCCGGtccactcctctcctcatcaccagaagattgGACAGTTCTACATCACACGTAGACAAAATGTATGCAAGATCATAAATATTCTACAACACAGCCACAGAGGCTACATCTACACTACTACGTTTTAGCTTTAAAATCCATCACTGTTGCTGTGCTAACGCCTGCCATTAAGAtacaagatacatttatttgtcccaaacacatgcacagacatgcacaagcacactcatgcaattgtagggaaatgtaacctctgcttttaacccatctggtgccagacacacagagcagtgagcagacatgtacggcgcccggggagcagatgttgggggagtaaggtgccttgctcaggggcactagacagggtaggaagaatcctcttggatttttggacagatcaatccaggttcgtctttttgttgtttctccgtggagtcgaaccagagacgaaccagagaacttttctgcccatagtccaagtttctgccactagtccaccgcctctcccatgCCATGCACAAGACCTCAGCGTTTTTAAGAGGCTAAAAATGGGGAAGTTTGGAAATGCCACGGAATGTGCTTCAGGATGAACTATCTGTGGTTGCGTGCTAATACGGATTGGCAAGAACGGAGACTTTTGGAAATGATGACTCAGTCACCCGCACCCTCTTGTTAATTGGTTCTTAACAGTCAGGACTCCGCTACCAGCCAAAATGTGAACACTTATCTTTTCGTCCGTGAAAGCAGATCCCTGATCTTACCTTTCACCCTTGTTGTTTCTTGTTCTTAGTATTTTCTGTGATTCAGCAAACAACTGCTGTGGACAAACTGATTCCTGTTTACAATGCATGCACATGCCCAGCGTACGTTAACGGTCGTTAACAGAGCCAAAAGTTTCAAGTGGACAGAGGTCATTTTGATCTTGAAATGCCACCTAGCATGACAGCCCCACACCGCCATCTTTCAAAAAGGATATaagatataatttattttatatttttcttagtATACCTGACTTTTTTAGCTTTTTCATGGATTTTCAAGAGTATATTGATAGTTTCTCTATTTTATCCCCCAATATGTAAAGCGTCGTTGAGAACTTTGAAAAGCACTATTTAAATggaatgtattattattatttttttaaagaatgcgTACTAATATGGAGGGAGCCTAAGTCACAAGAAAATCAAAATACACTGGGAGATGTTCGCTCATAGCCAAACACATCCACAAACCTGCTTGTCTTGGCAAACAGCATTTTTTCACGGTGTAGCTGTCTGGTCCAGACTTGAGCATGAAGGACTTGAGGCTGTCGGTGAGCTCCTTCACGCTGGAGAACTCCTGGTCCCAGCCCTCCAGGCAGAACGTCGACTCCTTGTGCTGGATCCGAAACTGCTTGTGGCTCGGTGTCGATCCGTTCTGTGAACAcaatgtatacacacacacacagggactgaAAACCTTCATCGCTGCACTGCAACAATTCCCAGGGAGGAGAGTGGGTGTTGACTTACTGTATTTTTGTTTAGCACAGCCAGGATGATGCGGCGATAGTCGAGAGCACTCCAACGCACGAGGAAagctccctcctctgctgcctcttTCTTCAGCTTCAGCAGCACAAAATCATCACTGGAAACACAACAGAGCTTGTGATATAAACCAATGTGTCTCTTTATAGCccgtttgtgtctgtgaatgcaTGTGCAAGAGGGAGAAACTCACTGCATAGGCCCATGCAGTCCATTTGCTTCACTCAGCACTACCCTTGGGGGAGCCACTTCATGACAAAGATAGTGGTGGGCGTCTGCAGTCAGCCGGTAGTATCCATCCAGGAGCGAGATGAAGGAACGCGCCTCCTGGCTGGAGTTCATCTGAACCACCTACATACACGTACAGAAAAACACCACTGGCTTACAATCAGAGCTCCCACCTACAGAGACATGCACATT encodes:
- the tyk2 gene encoding non-receptor tyrosine-protein kinase TYK2, which encodes MYRMWWSRRSWSGPAPGQAEPPQGKGIHLFLLWTPEGERYLSHPSGEVTAEELCIAAAEAVGITPLCHVLFALYNPLLRCWYSPNHVFNPEEDSSLILHYSMRFYFHNWHGLNEEEPVVCRYRLRSGTDHRGSPLLDITSLEYLFSQAKYEFVNEVAQMEDIQTEEELSRFKNESLGMAVLHLSHRAMQTGCTLQEVAEKVCFLRCIPKSFSKHISKDNFLTRIRINRVFADFVRTFQQHTVDKGRLGSQEIMYKYISTLEHLVPRFGSETFPVSHLELREDGYGGGFYGDNTRVQGDSKDDFPAPTTHEIEVSGSKGIQWRKVPVQKAQVNGYFRSDYIKKSKNQSSQSNAATPNTLSPFCDFPEITHIALSEANVCISTQDNHCLVVQMNSSQEARSFISLLDGYYRLTADAHHYLCHEVAPPRVVLSEANGLHGPMHDDFVLLKLKKEAAEEGAFLVRWSALDYRRIILAVLNKNTNGSTPSHKQFRIQHKESTFCLEGWDQEFSSVKELTDSLKSFMLKSGPDSYTVKKCCLPRQAELSNLLVMRRGVDRVNTEALSRIKTQLRFNPIKDRQIVQEQHLGCGTRTNIYSGRLLGLGRGDDDDEFNNNGNDRKGIKVVLKIVDQSHKDVALAFFETASLMSQVSHSHLVFVHGVSVKGSENIMVEEFVEFGPLDVFLRKEKAAVTPQWKLIVAKQLASALSYLETKGLVHGNVCAKNILVARKGLEPGTTPFIKLSDPGIALSVLSRNERVERIPWIAPECIDSPAPIGFAADQWSFGVTLLEICNNGDLPMSGYALANKERFYQQKGRFAEPSSQELATFISMCLTYEPVERPSFRGVLRELTEIMPKNLDISTRETLPDMDPSIFHKRYLKEIQFLGKGNFGKVILYRYDPANDGTGECVAVKSLKQENGHVTDGWIKEIEILKSLDHSNIVKYKGCCTELGGQVVQLIMEYLPQGCLRDYISTRKLGVPQCLMFAQQICQGMEYLHKVRYIHRDLAARNVLVEHDGLVKIGDFGLTKYMPEGEIYYRVREDGDSPVYWYAIECLKESKFSFSSDIWSFGVTLYEIFTDCDTNQSPPKKFPKMVPVPPEEMTVMDLIKLLERDLRLPCPKKCPHEVKVLMEQCWATDPTHRPTFTSLIERFKAFGGNIDSSLAPIF